The following proteins come from a genomic window of Drosophila sulfurigaster albostrigata strain 15112-1811.04 chromosome X, ASM2355843v2, whole genome shotgun sequence:
- the LOC133848590 gene encoding uncharacterized protein LOC133848590: MTPTTTSTTTTMRWPTCFPLLRRLWLARHTHSAGQLRVIANFNSAPNCSIMRENTLSCNQKDTEDEVIELIEDSPYRAKVEQLRAWAPFVGTLMTVSRHKMTEDNWIIACYTESRLTRLETILNEAKIKCDRLYRHTESSTTGFALAHVVRS, encoded by the exons ATGACGCcaacgacaacgtcgacgacgacgacgatgcgaTGGCCAACCTGCTTTCCCCTGCTTCGGAGACTCTGGCTGGCGAGACACACCCACTCTGCGGGGCAATTACGTGTGATTGCTAATTTTAACTCGGCACCCAACTGCTCAATAATGCGAGAGAATACCCT AAGCTGTAATCAAAAGGACACGGAAGATGAGGTTATCGAACTAATTGAGGACTCACCATATCGGGCAAAGGTGGAGCAGCTACGTGCTTGGGCTCCCTTTGTCGGGACGTTGATGACGGTCTCTAGGCATAAAATGACCGAAGATAATTGGATAATTGCGTGCTATACCGAGTCCAGGCTGACAAGATTGGAGACTATACTTAACGAAGCCAAAATCAAATGTGACAGA CTATATCGTCACACGGAGTCTTCCACAACAGGCTTTGCGTTGGCGCACGTTGTGCGCAGTTAG